The genomic stretch GCACTGGCGCCGGCATCCGCAGCTGCCTTTTGGACCGCCTGGCAGGCTATATCCGTAGTGTTCGCAGTCCAGAGACCAAAATTACCGACCATGCCATTTCCTACGGTATCGACATTCACGACCGCTTTAATTCTCTCAAGAGGTATGGTGGGATTTGCTACAAAGGTCTTAGAACCTAAAAAACCCATTTCTTCCGCACTCCAGAAGGCGAATACAACTGTCTTGCGGGGAGTCTCTTTCTCCCGAACCAGACGGCGGATGACGCCGAGAACGCAGGCTACTCCGGATGCATTATCGTTGGCTCCCGGATAGACATTACCTTTATAGACTCCCAGGTGGTCATAATGAGCCGATATAACTATAATCTCTTTTTCCGTCTTCCCCACGAGACCACCCAGCAGGTTCAAACTCGGAGCACGTAGCATTTGCGTATTACCAACGGAGAAGGTTAAACGACTACCGACAAATTCCTCTTTGACCTCCGGAATGGTAAAGGCTTGGGCATAGCTCCGTTCTTTGTCTCCCAAGGGTTTCAAGCCTAGCAAACTCATTTCCCGAGACAGGTACTGTGAAGCCCGACCTTCACCAACTGCACCAGCTCGACGCCCTTCCATCTCGCCTGAACTTAGAGCAAGGATATCATCCATAGCCGTTCTGCTTAAGCTCTCGGACTGGAAATACTCATTAATAGTTTGGGCTTCCGGCGGAATGAGATAGAGCTTTGCCCGAGGTTGCGCCAGCAAAGGCTCAACAACCGATTTTACTTTGTAGCCTACACCGGTCCAAGGTAAGGCTATGGCCCCGAGACCAAGGAGTATTTTCAGAAATACCCGTCTTGTTTGCATGAACAACGTCCTTTCAAGTCCATTACAGGGGGAATAAAGATGCCGCTACGAATTAACGTGTCTCAACAAGCAGAGTCCCTCACCCGTTCCTCAGGCTCATCTCCGAAGGGGGATCTTGATTTCAACAAGGTCCTCACTCAAACTCGGAAGTTGCAAAGCCAAGAGCTTCAGGAATTTTTAACTCGTCTTGAGAAAAAGGGACAGCAACTCGCCGAGAGCTTCTCCCTGCGTGATCTAACTGATTTTAAAGATATGGTCAAATCCTTTTTGCGTTCGACCTTCGGTCAAAGTCGTCAGGTCTCCGAAGAATCCTTTTGGGATTTCCAAGGACGGCCCAAAGTGCTTTCCCGGATCAACGAAATTGATAAGGCCCTTGAAGACCTCGGACAAAAGGTGCTAGATACCCAGGCCAAACCTTTAGAAATTCTCACGCAAGTCGACGAAATTCGCGGCTTGATTATCGACTTATTGGGATAATTCACTTACAAATAATTACAGACGAAATGAGGTATCACCATGGCTATTCTAGATACAAATACCTACGAATGGTTCGTTAAGGCATTCCACCCGAAAAGCGGCTTGGATCTTAACTTCTATAAGCAAAATCAAATGGAGAGACGCATCAATAGCTTTATGTCCTCCCGTGGCT from Desulfitobacterium dichloroeliminans LMG P-21439 encodes the following:
- a CDS encoding M28 family metallopeptidase, producing the protein MQTRRVFLKILLGLGAIALPWTGVGYKVKSVVEPLLAQPRAKLYLIPPEAQTINEYFQSESLSRTAMDDILALSSGEMEGRRAGAVGEGRASQYLSREMSLLGLKPLGDKERSYAQAFTIPEVKEEFVGSRLTFSVGNTQMLRAPSLNLLGGLVGKTEKEIIVISAHYDHLGVYKGNVYPGANDNASGVACVLGVIRRLVREKETPRKTVVFAFWSAEEMGFLGSKTFVANPTIPLERIKAVVNVDTVGNGMVGNFGLWTANTTDIACQAVQKAAADAGASAMQVESGGHNSDQISFAQAGIPAVTLLAREWLVNNHTPQDSLGNVKIEQVELAADIVYRAIKSLAY
- a CDS encoding YaaR family protein — its product is MPLRINVSQQAESLTRSSGSSPKGDLDFNKVLTQTRKLQSQELQEFLTRLEKKGQQLAESFSLRDLTDFKDMVKSFLRSTFGQSRQVSEESFWDFQGRPKVLSRINEIDKALEDLGQKVLDTQAKPLEILTQVDEIRGLIIDLLG